The Deinococcus koreensis genome window below encodes:
- a CDS encoding DUF2196 domain-containing protein translates to MLTSTPRLALHGIKVRLTTGEVGRVQAVVGAQD, encoded by the coding sequence ATGCTGACAAGCACACCGCGGTTGGCTTTACACGGAATCAAGGTGCGGCTGACCACCGGGGAGGTCGGGCGGGTGCAGGCGGTCGTCGGCGCACAGGACTGA
- a CDS encoding cytochrome P450 encodes MTAPTALPPMPPAPPLLGHALPVMRDVLGFMTQVTRQYGDVARVRLGPREIWVVGHPRDIETLHLHTGRAFDKGLWRNPLLTRLLGRGLLISEGDFWLRQRRLAQPAFHSARVQGYLSVMQQQAHELAGQWQAGGVRDVNADLSALTMRIVMRSVMGVPEGSGRVDAISRSLDMALRGFQRDLGNPLPAALPTPARRLFGRGAAGLDEVMRAIIEERRAEGNPGSRDDLLDMLMSARDDDGQGMSDQQLLDEVKNILLAGHDTTASTLSFALAMLSQHPAQAAALDAELSGVLAGRAPELAELRQLPYLDAVIKETLRLYPAAWSTQREARESVQIGGFTAPPGTLFWINHWVTHRDPRFFTRPESFEPERWLGDLESRLPKYAYFPFGGGGRICIGRDFARLEAATVLAVLFQRFTFRMAGPLRLEPAVSLRPRQGLKMDVRPR; translated from the coding sequence GTGACTGCCCCCACCGCCCTGCCGCCGATGCCGCCCGCCCCGCCGCTGCTGGGCCACGCCCTGCCGGTCATGCGCGACGTGCTGGGCTTCATGACCCAGGTGACCCGGCAGTACGGCGACGTGGCGCGCGTGAGACTGGGGCCGCGCGAAATCTGGGTGGTGGGCCACCCCCGCGATATCGAGACGCTGCACCTGCACACCGGGCGCGCCTTCGACAAGGGCCTGTGGCGCAACCCCCTGCTGACCCGCCTGCTGGGGCGCGGCCTGCTGATCTCGGAGGGCGACTTCTGGCTGCGGCAGCGGCGCCTGGCCCAGCCCGCCTTCCACTCGGCCCGCGTGCAGGGCTACCTGAGCGTGATGCAGCAGCAGGCGCACGAGCTGGCCGGGCAGTGGCAGGCCGGCGGCGTGCGCGACGTGAACGCCGACCTCTCGGCCCTGACCATGCGGATCGTGATGCGCAGCGTGATGGGCGTGCCGGAGGGCAGCGGGCGCGTGGACGCCATCTCCCGGAGTCTGGACATGGCGCTGCGCGGCTTCCAGCGCGACCTGGGCAACCCGCTGCCCGCCGCGCTGCCCACCCCGGCCCGGCGCCTCTTCGGCCGGGGCGCCGCAGGGCTGGACGAGGTGATGCGCGCCATCATCGAGGAGCGCCGCGCCGAGGGAAACCCCGGCAGCCGCGACGACCTGCTGGACATGCTGATGTCGGCCCGCGACGACGACGGCCAGGGCATGAGCGACCAGCAGCTGCTCGACGAGGTGAAGAACATCCTGCTGGCCGGGCACGACACCACCGCCAGCACCCTGAGCTTCGCCCTGGCCATGCTGTCCCAGCATCCCGCCCAGGCCGCCGCCCTGGACGCCGAACTCTCGGGCGTGCTGGCGGGCCGCGCCCCCGAGCTGGCCGAGCTGCGGCAGCTTCCGTATCTGGACGCCGTGATCAAGGAGACCCTGCGCCTGTACCCGGCCGCCTGGAGCACCCAGCGCGAGGCCCGCGAGAGCGTGCAGATCGGCGGCTTCACGGCGCCCCCCGGCACACTGTTCTGGATCAACCACTGGGTCACGCACCGCGACCCGCGCTTTTTTACGCGCCCCGAGAGCTTCGAGCCCGAGCGCTGGCTGGGCGACCTGGAAAGCCGTCTGCCCAAGTACGCCTATTTCCCCTTCGGCGGCGGCGGGCGCATCTGTATCGGCCGGGATTTCGCGCGGCTGGAGGCGGCCACGGTGCTGGCGGTGCTGTTCCAGCGCTTCACCTTCCGGATGGCCGGGCCGCTGCGCCTGGAACCCGCCGTGAGCCTGCGCCCTCGCCAAGGCCTGAAGATGGACGTGCGCCCCCGCTGA